In one window of Burkholderia sp. NRF60-BP8 DNA:
- the osmF gene encoding glycine betaine ABC transporter substrate-binding protein OsmF, giving the protein MKLALPARILGLAFAAAIAAPGAHADTPVVVSSKIDTEGNLLGNLISQVLKAHGIPVTEKIALGTTPIVRKALTSGEIDIYPEYTGNAAFFFNKADDPVWKNASQGYDTAKQLDYAANHLVWLAPAPANNTWGVALLAPVAQSQHLKTFSDFGKWVAGGGKVKLAASAEFVNSASALPSFEKAYGFKLKPEQLVVLSGGDTAATIKAAANQTDGVNAAMVYGTDGGIASSGLAVLDDDKHVQPVYAPAPVIREAALKAHPQIAEYLKPVFASLDLKTLQSLNARIQLNGEPAAGVAKSYLKSKGFVK; this is encoded by the coding sequence ATGAAGCTCGCCCTGCCCGCCCGGATCCTGGGCCTCGCGTTCGCCGCCGCCATCGCGGCGCCCGGCGCGCACGCCGACACGCCTGTCGTGGTGTCGTCGAAGATCGACACCGAAGGCAATCTGCTCGGCAACCTCATTTCACAGGTGTTGAAGGCCCACGGCATTCCCGTCACCGAAAAGATCGCGCTCGGCACGACGCCGATCGTGCGCAAGGCGCTCACGAGCGGCGAGATCGACATCTACCCCGAATACACGGGTAACGCCGCGTTCTTCTTCAACAAGGCCGACGACCCGGTGTGGAAGAACGCGAGCCAGGGCTACGACACCGCGAAGCAACTCGACTACGCGGCGAACCATCTCGTGTGGCTCGCCCCGGCGCCCGCGAACAACACGTGGGGCGTCGCGCTGCTCGCGCCCGTCGCACAGTCGCAGCACCTGAAGACCTTCTCCGACTTCGGCAAGTGGGTGGCCGGCGGCGGCAAGGTGAAGCTCGCGGCATCGGCCGAATTCGTAAACAGCGCGTCCGCGCTGCCGTCGTTCGAGAAAGCGTACGGCTTCAAGCTGAAGCCCGAGCAGCTCGTCGTGCTGTCCGGCGGCGACACGGCCGCGACGATCAAGGCCGCCGCGAACCAGACCGACGGCGTGAACGCCGCGATGGTCTACGGCACCGACGGCGGTATCGCGTCGAGCGGCCTCGCGGTGCTCGACGACGACAAGCACGTGCAGCCCGTCTATGCGCCGGCGCCGGTGATCCGCGAAGCCGCACTGAAAGCGCATCCGCAAATCGCCGAGTATTTGAAGCCCGTGTTCGCGAGCCTCGACCTGAAGACGCTGCAATCGCTGAACGCGCGCATCCAGCTCAACGGCGAGCCGGCTGCCGGCGTCGCGAAAAGCTACCTGAAATCGAAGGGTTTCGTGAAATGA
- a CDS encoding ABC transporter ATP-binding protein, with amino-acid sequence MIEIERIGKRFGDVVAVDDVSLTMQRGTITALVGASGSGKSTLLRMINRLIAPTSGTIRIDGVDTATVAPEQLRRGIGYAIQGHGLFPHWSVARNIATVPRLLGWPAARIDARVNELLDLFHLAPAEFAGKLPHELSGGQQQRVGVARALAAEPAMLLMDEPFGALDPIIRNKAQDDLFALQRRLGITVVIVTHDIEEALKLGDTIAVMDGGRLLQVAPPAEILGKPAAGVVEQLVAGVDRPLRLLALTPIDAVAETGRADGEPIAATRTLRDAVSELLWRGVDALPVDDTANGTAHGPRRITLDAIRSHARQPA; translated from the coding sequence ATGATCGAGATCGAACGGATCGGCAAACGCTTCGGCGACGTGGTCGCCGTCGACGACGTATCGCTGACGATGCAGCGCGGCACGATCACCGCGCTCGTGGGCGCATCGGGCAGCGGCAAGTCGACGCTCTTGCGCATGATCAACCGGCTGATCGCACCGACCAGCGGCACGATCCGCATCGACGGCGTCGATACGGCGACCGTCGCGCCGGAGCAACTGCGCCGCGGCATCGGCTACGCGATCCAGGGGCACGGGCTGTTTCCGCACTGGAGCGTCGCGCGCAACATCGCGACCGTGCCGCGCCTGCTCGGCTGGCCGGCCGCCCGCATCGACGCGCGCGTGAACGAACTGCTCGACCTGTTCCATCTCGCGCCGGCCGAATTCGCGGGCAAGCTGCCGCACGAACTGTCGGGCGGCCAGCAGCAGCGCGTCGGCGTTGCGCGCGCGCTCGCGGCCGAGCCCGCGATGCTGCTGATGGACGAACCGTTCGGCGCGCTCGATCCGATCATCCGCAACAAGGCGCAGGACGACTTGTTCGCGCTGCAGCGCCGCCTCGGCATCACGGTCGTGATCGTCACGCACGATATCGAGGAGGCGCTGAAGCTCGGCGACACGATCGCGGTGATGGACGGCGGCCGGCTGCTGCAGGTCGCGCCGCCCGCCGAAATTCTCGGCAAGCCGGCAGCGGGTGTCGTCGAGCAGCTCGTCGCGGGCGTCGACCGTCCGCTGCGCCTGCTCGCGCTGACGCCGATCGACGCCGTGGCCGAAACCGGCCGCGCCGACGGCGAGCCGATCGCGGCGACGCGCACGCTGCGCGATGCGGTGTCCGAATTGTTGTGGCGCGGTGTCGACGCGCTGCCCGTCGACGATACGGCCAACGGCACCGCGCACGGCCCCCGCCGCATCACGCTCGACGCGATCCGCTCGCACGCGAGGCAGCCCGCATGA
- a CDS encoding 2-hydroxyacid dehydrogenase: MKPELLVLIALRGDAHREIAASFDVRYAPTPDERERAIAAHGSTIRAVLTNGSTGLTAAEIDRLPQLTFVSALGAGYEHIDVAHAKARGIVVVTGAGTNDDCVADHAFALLLAAVRNVVQLDAKARAGVWRDGLPMPPNVSGKKLGIVGLGKIGEKCARRAAGFDIEIGYHNRSEKPGPYRYFDRIDALAQWADFLIVATPGGAGTRHLIDRTVLDALGPGGFLVNVSRGSVVDTAALADALRERRIAGAGLDVYEGEPEPPRALTDLDSVVLTPHMGGWSPEALDRSVRQFLDNATRHFAGQPVLTPV, from the coding sequence ATGAAGCCCGAGCTGCTGGTCCTCATCGCGTTGCGCGGCGACGCGCATCGCGAGATCGCCGCGTCGTTCGACGTGCGCTACGCCCCGACGCCCGACGAGCGCGAACGCGCGATCGCCGCACACGGCAGCACGATTCGCGCGGTGCTGACCAACGGCAGCACGGGGTTGACCGCCGCCGAGATCGACCGGCTGCCGCAGCTCACGTTCGTCAGCGCGCTCGGCGCGGGCTACGAGCACATCGATGTCGCGCACGCGAAGGCGCGCGGCATCGTCGTGGTCACGGGCGCCGGCACCAACGACGACTGCGTCGCCGATCACGCGTTCGCGCTGCTGCTCGCGGCGGTGCGCAACGTCGTGCAGCTCGATGCGAAAGCCCGCGCGGGCGTGTGGCGCGACGGGCTGCCGATGCCGCCGAACGTGTCGGGCAAGAAGCTCGGCATCGTCGGGCTCGGCAAGATCGGCGAGAAATGCGCGCGCCGCGCGGCCGGCTTCGACATCGAGATCGGCTATCACAACCGGTCGGAGAAGCCGGGGCCATACCGCTATTTCGACCGGATCGACGCACTCGCGCAGTGGGCCGATTTCCTGATCGTCGCGACGCCGGGCGGCGCGGGCACACGGCACCTGATCGATCGTACCGTGCTCGACGCGCTCGGCCCCGGCGGCTTTCTCGTCAACGTGTCGCGCGGCAGCGTTGTCGATACCGCTGCTTTGGCAGACGCGCTGCGCGAACGACGCATCGCGGGGGCGGGGCTCGACGTGTACGAAGGCGAACCGGAGCCGCCGCGTGCGCTGACGGATCTCGACAGCGTCGTGCTGACGCCGCACATGGGCGGCTGGTCGCCCGAGGCGCTCGATCGTTCGGTGCGGCAGTTTCTCGACAACGCGACGCGGCATTTCGCCGGGCAGCCGGTGTTGACGCCGGTGTAG
- a CDS encoding ABC transporter permease, with translation MTERAAASARRVTLDKVGILIGVLTIVAVFGLSFAVLRPNRIAAGTGLSVFAALPAMQGAALAALWTAGALWTMTASRPAWRLAAGCAGLATLAYAVGAAATHVVAPDDMLARVSPDAGVWLLLFAWAVLIADALARLAFGPWRRLVALAVAIAAVSVPLASGWWDGLSVMREYAVRSDDFWREAIRHVSLAGGSVAAALVAGVPLGIACARIAAVRTVAMPVLNIVQTIPSIAMYGLMMAPLGLLAAHVPLAAALGIRGIGVAPAALALFLYSLLPIASSVVVGLGQVPPHVTEAARAMGMTRAQRLLRVDLVLALPVILSGVRIVLVQNIGLTAVAALIGGGGFGTFIFQGIGQSAADLVLLGAIPTIALALAAAVVFEAATSLAKGRTG, from the coding sequence ATGACGGAGCGCGCGGCGGCGTCCGCGCGGCGCGTCACGCTCGACAAGGTCGGCATCCTGATCGGCGTACTGACGATCGTCGCCGTGTTCGGCCTGTCGTTCGCGGTGCTGCGGCCGAACCGGATCGCGGCCGGCACCGGGCTATCGGTGTTCGCCGCGCTGCCCGCGATGCAGGGCGCCGCGCTCGCCGCGCTATGGACCGCCGGCGCGCTGTGGACGATGACGGCGAGCCGTCCCGCGTGGCGGCTCGCGGCCGGCTGCGCGGGGCTCGCGACGCTCGCGTATGCGGTCGGCGCGGCCGCGACGCACGTCGTCGCGCCCGACGACATGCTGGCCCGCGTGTCGCCCGACGCCGGCGTCTGGCTGCTGCTGTTCGCGTGGGCGGTGCTCATCGCCGACGCGCTCGCCCGCCTCGCGTTCGGCCCGTGGCGGCGCCTCGTCGCGCTCGCCGTCGCGATAGCGGCGGTTTCCGTGCCGCTTGCGAGCGGCTGGTGGGACGGCCTCTCCGTGATGCGCGAATACGCGGTGCGCAGCGACGATTTCTGGCGCGAAGCGATCCGTCACGTGTCGCTCGCGGGCGGCTCGGTCGCCGCCGCGCTCGTCGCGGGCGTGCCGCTCGGCATCGCGTGCGCGCGCATCGCGGCGGTGCGCACCGTCGCGATGCCCGTGCTCAATATCGTGCAGACGATTCCCAGCATCGCGATGTACGGGCTGATGATGGCGCCGCTCGGCCTGCTCGCCGCACACGTGCCGCTCGCGGCCGCACTCGGCATCCGCGGCATCGGCGTCGCGCCGGCCGCGCTCGCGCTGTTCCTCTACTCGCTGCTGCCGATCGCATCGAGCGTCGTGGTCGGGCTCGGACAGGTGCCGCCGCACGTGACCGAAGCGGCGCGCGCGATGGGCATGACACGCGCGCAGCGGCTGCTGCGCGTCGATCTCGTGCTCGCGCTGCCGGTGATCCTGAGCGGCGTGCGCATCGTGCTCGTGCAGAACATCGGCCTGACCGCGGTGGCCGCGCTGATCGGCGGCGGCGGATTCGGCACGTTCATCTTCCAGGGGATCGGGCAATCGGCCGCCGATCTCGTGCTGCTCGGCGCGATCCCGACGATCGCGCTCGCACTGGCGGCCGCCGTCGTGTTCGAAGCCGCGACGTCGCTCGCGAAGGGGCGTACAGGATGA